One Deinococcus multiflagellatus DNA window includes the following coding sequences:
- a CDS encoding SDR family oxidoreductase, with product MTRVVVTGASGTLGRALLPLLQASGAEVVALSRRAGPAAPGLTWAAVDLIQPGALAGVLRTGDVVVHLATQPLKAGADVALTRQVVQAARAAGAAHLVYMSIAGLERLQGAPYYRDKWAAERLVDGSGMPYTILRTTQFHEFVDELLRRLTLPVPGLGPLTLLPAGVTLRPLAAGAAAERLCALSLKAPAGRVADLCGPEALNFPELARARGRRRVLSLPLPVPIFRAWRGGAAVPTAAQPVGRTWAQWSAGR from the coding sequence ATGACGCGCGTGGTGGTCACCGGGGCCAGCGGCACCCTGGGCCGCGCCCTGCTGCCGCTGCTGCAGGCCAGCGGGGCCGAGGTCGTGGCCCTGAGCCGCCGGGCCGGGCCTGCCGCCCCCGGCCTCACCTGGGCCGCCGTGGACCTGATCCAGCCCGGCGCGCTGGCGGGCGTGCTGCGCACCGGCGACGTGGTGGTGCATCTGGCCACCCAGCCCCTGAAGGCCGGCGCCGATGTGGCCCTGACCCGGCAGGTGGTGCAGGCCGCGCGGGCGGCGGGCGCAGCCCACCTCGTCTACATGAGCATTGCGGGCCTGGAAAGGCTGCAGGGCGCGCCCTATTACCGCGACAAGTGGGCGGCTGAGCGGCTGGTGGACGGCAGCGGGATGCCCTACACCATTCTGCGCACCACCCAGTTTCACGAGTTCGTGGACGAGCTGCTGCGCCGCCTGACCCTGCCTGTGCCGGGCCTGGGCCCACTGACGCTGCTGCCCGCCGGGGTGACGCTGCGGCCCCTGGCCGCAGGGGCGGCGGCTGAGCGCCTGTGCGCCCTGAGCCTGAAGGCCCCGGCGGGCCGGGTGGCCGACCTGTGCGGCCCCGAAGCCCTCAATTTCCCCGAGCTGGCGCGGGCGCGTGGCCGGCGCCGGGTGCTGAGCCTGCCGCTGCCTGTGCCCATCTTCCGGGCGTGGCGCGGCGGCGCGGCGGTGCCCACGGCGGCCCAGCCGGTGGGCCGCACCTGGGCCCAGTGGAGCGCTGGACGGTGA